From a region of the Microcoleus sp. AS-A8 genome:
- the menD gene encoding 2-succinyl-5-enolpyruvyl-6-hydroxy-3-cyclohexene-1-carboxylic-acid synthase, translating into MPIDFRNINTVWASILTETLKRLGLTTAVICPGSRSAPLAVAFAQQNEIESIPVLDERSAAFLALGIAKATQRPVVLVCTSGTAGANFYPAVIEARESRVPLLILTADRPPELRDCHSGQTIDQLKLYGHYPNWQTELSLPSVGIGRLRYLRQTLVHAWERALFPTPGPVHLNIPFRDPLAPLQQLDPDTLPSPFELEEFFTDLSHSPLPITPSPYPSPHSEWQQCDRGIIIAGVAQPQHPKNYCDAIAHLSQTLGWPVLAEGLSPVRNNADINPYLISTYDFILRNPKLTQPLTPKMVIQIGELPTSKELRTWLDQTQPQRWIIDPSHHNLDPLHGKTTHLRTTIEQLVTTLPPIQKARDTVGELTDGSDPSPTPPLRGDGLSGTPFPCREGGRGVRFSEFANNIGKLWEHPTSGYLKQWCELETQVRSAVDQKMATMTQLFEGKVAWLLSQILPPETPLFIANSMPVRDVEFFWKPNKRRIQPFFNRGANGIDGTLSTALGMAHRNQSSVMLTGDLALLHDTNGFLLRNKFVGHLTIVLINNNGGGIFEMLPISKFDPPFEEFFATPQNINFAQLCVTYGVEHQLIESWEQFKELLNPLPAEGIRVLELQTNRNADAKWRKEYLVKLASGLKII; encoded by the coding sequence TCAGCCCCTCTCGCTGTCGCTTTTGCTCAACAAAACGAGATAGAATCGATACCGGTTCTGGATGAACGTTCAGCTGCTTTCTTGGCCTTGGGAATCGCTAAGGCCACTCAACGCCCGGTTGTCCTCGTGTGTACCTCTGGCACAGCCGGGGCGAACTTCTACCCCGCGGTGATTGAAGCCAGGGAAAGTCGGGTTCCGTTGCTCATCTTAACTGCTGACCGTCCCCCGGAACTGCGAGATTGCCATTCTGGGCAAACCATTGACCAACTCAAGCTATATGGTCATTACCCCAACTGGCAAACTGAGTTATCGTTGCCTTCTGTGGGAATTGGTCGATTGAGATATCTACGGCAAACCCTGGTTCATGCCTGGGAACGCGCCCTATTTCCGACTCCTGGCCCCGTTCACCTGAATATACCTTTCCGCGACCCCCTCGCGCCCTTACAGCAACTTGATCCGGATACCCTCCCCTCCCCGTTTGAACTCGAAGAGTTTTTCACGGATTTATCCCATTCCCCATTACCGATTACCCCTTCCCCATACCCCAGTCCCCACTCAGAATGGCAACAATGCGATCGCGGTATCATCATCGCGGGTGTAGCCCAACCTCAGCATCCCAAAAACTATTGTGATGCGATCGCACATTTATCCCAAACTCTAGGATGGCCTGTACTCGCGGAAGGACTCTCACCCGTGAGAAACAATGCAGACATCAACCCTTATCTGATTTCTACCTACGACTTCATCCTGCGTAACCCGAAACTGACGCAACCCCTCACACCTAAAATGGTGATTCAAATCGGGGAACTCCCAACGAGTAAGGAACTGCGTACCTGGTTAGATCAAACCCAACCCCAACGTTGGATCATTGACCCCAGTCATCATAACCTTGACCCCCTGCACGGCAAAACCACCCACCTGCGGACAACAATTGAACAACTGGTTACGACTCTTCCCCCCATTCAAAAAGCGAGGGATACTGTTGGCGAATTAACTGACGGGTCAGACCCCTCCCCAACCCCTCCCCTAAGAGGAGATGGGCTTTCCGGCACCCCCTTCCCTTGCAGGGAAGGGGGCAGGGGGGTTAGGTTTTCCGAATTCGCCAATAACATCGGGAAGTTATGGGAACATCCAACCTCTGGCTACCTAAAGCAGTGGTGTGAACTTGAAACCCAAGTTAGGTCAGCGGTTGACCAGAAAATGGCTACGATGACGCAATTATTTGAAGGAAAAGTCGCCTGGTTACTCTCTCAAATTCTCCCACCGGAAACACCCTTATTCATTGCCAATAGTATGCCGGTGCGGGATGTCGAATTCTTTTGGAAACCCAACAAGAGAAGGATTCAACCCTTTTTTAATCGAGGTGCTAACGGGATTGATGGCACCTTGTCCACCGCTTTGGGTATGGCTCACCGGAATCAAAGTAGTGTCATGCTCACGGGGGATTTAGCCTTGTTGCATGATACCAATGGTTTCTTACTGAGAAATAAATTTGTCGGTCATTTAACCATTGTTTTAATCAACAACAATGGCGGGGGTATTTTTGAGATGTTGCCGATTTCCAAATTTGACCCACCGTTTGAAGAATTCTTTGCCACACCCCAAAACATCAACTTTGCACAATTGTGTGTGACTTATGGGGTAGAACACCAATTGATTGAATCTTGGGAGCAGTTTAAGGAATTGTTAAACCCACTTCCGGCGGAGGGAATTCGAGTTTTGGAGTTGCAAACTAACCGCAACGCTGACGCTAAATGGCGCAAAGAGTATCTCGTAAAGTTGGCATCGGGTCTTAAAATCATCTAG
- a CDS encoding MgtC/SapB family protein, producing MLINSNDWASLMFRLTLALLVGCLLGINRQQGGRPAGMRTFMLVSLGAAMFVMIPLQAEGDSPYAATNALSRTIQGVATGVGFIGAGMILQQSHQGVGKLEVKGLTTAATIWVAAGLGAAIGCGLWQMSLIGAIWTLVILSGVKKIQKSVSIRLKNKDGKIEKSRITEQ from the coding sequence ATGTTGATCAATTCCAACGATTGGGCCAGCCTAATGTTCAGACTGACACTTGCACTGCTAGTGGGTTGCCTGCTGGGAATCAACCGCCAGCAAGGGGGTAGACCAGCAGGAATGAGAACGTTCATGCTGGTCAGTTTGGGAGCCGCGATGTTTGTCATGATTCCTTTACAAGCTGAAGGAGACAGCCCCTATGCGGCTACTAATGCCTTGAGTCGCACCATTCAGGGGGTCGCCACAGGCGTGGGATTTATAGGAGCTGGCATGATTTTGCAACAATCCCATCAGGGAGTTGGCAAATTAGAAGTTAAGGGGTTAACTACCGCTGCCACCATCTGGGTAGCTGCGGGATTAGGAGCCGCGATTGGCTGTGGTCTGTGGCAAATGAGTCTGATTGGGGCAATTTGGACACTGGTCATACTCAGTGGAGTTAAAAAAATCCAAAAATCAGTCTCGATTCGTCTCAAAAATAAGGACGGAAAAATCGAAAAGTCAAGGATAACAGAGCAATAG
- the chrA gene encoding chromate efflux transporter, whose protein sequence is MNQSVSGRLRELAKLFLKLGIIGFGGPAAHIAMMENEVVQRRQWLTREHFLDLIGATNLIPGPNSTEMAIHVGYIYAGWLGLIVSGVCFILPAVLITAGLAWFYVTYGTLPQVAPLLYGIKPAVLGIILDALWRLGKKAIKTRKLFIIALGVVVLLCLLRLNEVIALVIGGILGMVWLRTGDQDDLPKDQANLFMAGLSTGATLTAKAAVGTSVVTASAVNAPLWQLGLFFLKVGSILFGSGYVLVAYLQGGLVQEYGWLTQQQLLDAIAIGQFTPGPVLSTATFIGYTIAGIPGAIVATVGIFFPSFIFVAALNPLVPRLRRSKWTSAFIDSVNVSAVALMSVVTLQLGVTTLTVLKFPFIDFLAVAIAILSAVLAIRFQFNAAWLVLGAAVIGWGAALLGYSG, encoded by the coding sequence ATGAACCAATCAGTATCAGGGCGTCTCAGAGAACTCGCCAAACTCTTTCTTAAACTAGGCATCATCGGCTTTGGGGGGCCAGCCGCTCATATTGCCATGATGGAAAATGAGGTCGTCCAGCGACGTCAGTGGCTAACCAGGGAGCATTTTCTCGACCTGATTGGCGCAACCAACCTGATTCCTGGCCCAAATTCCACAGAGATGGCAATTCATGTGGGATATATCTACGCAGGATGGCTGGGACTGATTGTGTCCGGTGTCTGTTTTATCTTACCGGCTGTTCTCATTACGGCTGGGTTGGCCTGGTTTTATGTGACTTATGGCACTCTGCCGCAAGTTGCCCCTTTGCTGTATGGCATTAAACCCGCTGTTTTAGGCATTATCCTAGATGCTCTCTGGCGGTTAGGAAAGAAAGCGATTAAGACTCGCAAGCTATTCATCATTGCCTTGGGTGTTGTGGTGTTGTTATGCCTGTTGAGACTCAATGAAGTGATTGCTCTGGTCATTGGGGGTATCTTAGGTATGGTTTGGCTGCGTACTGGTGACCAAGACGACTTACCCAAAGATCAGGCCAACCTATTCATGGCTGGCTTAAGCACAGGTGCAACGTTAACCGCGAAAGCGGCAGTGGGAACTTCGGTGGTTACAGCCTCAGCGGTCAATGCCCCATTGTGGCAGTTGGGTTTGTTTTTCCTGAAAGTCGGTAGCATTTTGTTTGGTAGCGGCTATGTATTGGTGGCGTATCTCCAAGGCGGATTAGTTCAGGAATACGGTTGGCTGACACAACAGCAGTTACTCGATGCGATCGCCATCGGTCAATTTACTCCAGGCCCCGTCCTTTCTACAGCTACCTTTATCGGCTACACCATTGCAGGTATTCCCGGTGCGATCGTTGCAACGGTGGGAATTTTCTTCCCTTCGTTTATTTTTGTTGCGGCTCTCAATCCCCTGGTTCCTCGCTTACGCCGCTCTAAATGGACTTCGGCGTTTATCGATTCGGTCAATGTGAGTGCTGTGGCGCTGATGAGTGTCGTCACCCTACAACTGGGAGTCACGACTTTAACAGTACTGAAATTCCCATTTATTGATTTTCTGGCGGTTGCGATCGCAATCCTGTCAGCCGTTTTGGCCATTCGTTTCCAATTCAATGCCGCATGGTTAGTTTTAGGTGCGGCTGTAATCGGTTGGGGAGCTGCACTTTTAGGTTACAGCGGGTAA
- a CDS encoding filamentous hemagglutinin N-terminal domain-containing protein translates to MSLFTSKNPLLKVRKLFGFLAFFSLLPVSVQAQSITPAQDGTGTIATPNGNQIDITGGTLSGDNSNLFHSFSQFGLSAEQTANFVSNPNINNILGRVTGGNASVINGLLQVTGGNSNLYLVNPAGIIFGGNAQLNVPASFTATTATGVGFGSNHWFNATGSNNYAALVGEPSQLAFNLNQPGSLINAGNLAVNEGQNLTLVGGNVINTGTQTAPGGTLTIAAVPGSSLVKISQPGHLLSLEIDPSETSNSTNISPLTLPQLITGEGVSQATGVRVNEQGQVVLIASETAVPIDGATALTSGTLNTSGQTGGQVNVLGEQVRVIGANINASGTNGGGTVLIGGDYKGQGTVPNAQFTFVDGNTTINADALSNGNGGKVIAWADNTTRFYGNISARGGAQGGNGGFVETSGKMGLDIAGAVVDAGASNGLVGTWLLDPQDIIVQAGGTATLADVANAADTTSTAIIDPALINSANANVILAASNNITFVSPISMTNAGVGLTANAGTAIALNQNITTNDGAVAFNAPTVSLNGIVTTGAAALTGTATTVNVATTGRIQNAVDVSSAGGNVNLAAGTFTDPTTITINKALTVTGAGAGVTTVSGSNAFRVFDIGGSGNVTLGGLTITGGNLNGFEYGGGVRYTGTGTLNVNNSTLTGNSASAAGGGIANFTGTGTVNINNSTITGNTATLGGGGVFRNAGNMTINNSTISNNTSGAVGGGGILSEYAPGLSVNNTTITGNSATGTEFGGGGIFSFQSNLTLSGSTVSGNSVGTSGGGVYVYGGTANISTSNITGNTAGVSGGGISSVNNGVTNIGDNSTYVANNTPSDLFTSSGGIIIGTPSTTPIPTPTPTPIPTPTPIPTPTPTPIPTPIPTPTPTPIPTPIPTPTPTPIPTPTPTPIPTPTPTPIPTPIPTPIPTPIPTPTPIPAPTPIPTPTPILTPTPTPTPTSSTTTIPTPTPTPTSTPTSSTTTTSASSPTSNTTTTTTQPSPTIAPPEEQTSPQPQQQPTQVSSVGVLSCTFSNDKEGQSLPDILSKIVDYMNTNGGSLSINVSGLFANCDVELQNLPGHQNLVKQKILSLVSQSLGSEYVSLINIHFEPIANPMTAIVEVSKSRKPVSVKP, encoded by the coding sequence ATGTCGCTATTTACCTCAAAAAATCCTCTACTAAAAGTCAGAAAACTCTTTGGATTTCTAGCTTTTTTTAGTCTTCTACCTGTTTCTGTACAAGCTCAATCTATCACACCCGCACAAGATGGCACAGGTACGATCGCAACTCCTAATGGGAACCAGATCGATATTACAGGAGGCACTCTCTCCGGAGATAACAGCAATCTATTTCATAGCTTTAGTCAGTTTGGTCTGAGTGCCGAACAAACTGCAAACTTTGTCTCCAATCCCAATATCAACAACATCTTGGGACGGGTGACGGGAGGCAATGCCTCCGTGATTAATGGGCTACTTCAAGTTACGGGAGGGAACTCTAACCTTTATTTAGTCAATCCTGCCGGTATTATTTTTGGTGGGAATGCTCAGTTAAACGTTCCTGCCTCATTCACAGCCACTACGGCTACAGGGGTTGGTTTTGGCTCTAACCATTGGTTTAATGCCACTGGCTCTAATAATTATGCGGCATTGGTGGGAGAACCCAGCCAATTGGCTTTTAATCTTAATCAACCAGGAAGTCTGATTAATGCGGGAAATCTGGCGGTAAATGAAGGACAAAATCTCACTTTAGTTGGTGGCAATGTTATTAACACAGGGACGCAAACGGCACCGGGAGGAACTCTTACCATCGCGGCGGTACCTGGGTCGAGTTTGGTGAAAATTTCGCAACCGGGACATCTGTTGAGTTTGGAGATTGACCCCAGCGAGACTTCTAATTCTACGAATATAAGTCCCCTAACTTTGCCTCAACTCATTACTGGCGAGGGTGTCAGTCAAGCCACAGGTGTAAGGGTCAATGAGCAGGGACAAGTCGTCTTGATAGCCTCTGAGACGGCTGTTCCGATTGATGGAGCAACAGCTCTCACTTCGGGTACATTGAACACTTCCGGACAGACGGGTGGTCAAGTCAATGTTCTGGGTGAGCAAGTTAGAGTGATAGGTGCCAACATTAACGCCTCTGGTACGAATGGCGGTGGCACCGTGTTGATTGGAGGAGATTACAAGGGTCAAGGCACGGTGCCCAATGCCCAGTTTACCTTTGTGGATGGCAATACCACGATTAATGCCGATGCCCTGAGTAATGGCAATGGCGGTAAGGTCATTGCCTGGGCAGATAACACCACTCGTTTCTATGGCAATATTAGCGCGAGGGGCGGTGCCCAAGGCGGGAATGGTGGGTTTGTGGAAACCTCCGGCAAGATGGGCTTGGATATTGCAGGTGCTGTTGTGGATGCGGGGGCAAGTAACGGTCTAGTCGGGACGTGGTTACTCGATCCACAAGACATTATTGTGCAGGCGGGCGGTACGGCAACCCTGGCAGATGTTGCCAACGCAGCAGATACCACCAGCACTGCCATTATCGATCCAGCCTTGATCAATAGTGCGAATGCCAACGTGATTTTGGCTGCATCCAACAATATTACCTTCGTCAGCCCCATCTCCATGACCAATGCAGGTGTTGGCCTCACTGCCAACGCTGGAACTGCAATTGCACTCAATCAAAATATCACAACCAACGATGGGGCAGTTGCTTTTAACGCCCCAACCGTGTCACTAAATGGCATTGTCACAACAGGAGCGGCAGCTCTCACAGGGACTGCCACTACAGTTAATGTAGCCACTACTGGCAGAATTCAGAATGCGGTCGATGTTTCATCGGCAGGCGGGAATGTTAATTTAGCCGCCGGAACCTTCACTGATCCGACGACGATTACAATCAACAAAGCCCTGACAGTAACAGGTGCGGGTGCGGGGGTTACTACAGTGAGTGGTAGCAATGCCTTCCGCGTGTTCGATATCGGTGGTAGTGGTAATGTCACCCTTGGTGGCTTGACAATTACGGGTGGTAACCTAAATGGTTTTGAATACGGTGGTGGTGTTCGTTACACTGGCACTGGCACCCTGAACGTCAACAACAGCACCCTCACCGGCAACTCGGCGAGTGCAGCAGGTGGCGGTATTGCCAACTTCACGGGTACTGGTACGGTGAACATCAACAACAGCACCATTACTGGCAATACAGCGACACTGGGAGGGGGTGGTGTCTTCCGCAATGCGGGCAACATGACCATCAACAATTCCACCATTAGCAACAATACTTCTGGCGCTGTCGGAGGTGGTGGAATTTTAAGCGAATATGCGCCAGGGCTGAGTGTAAACAATACTACCATCACCGGCAACAGTGCTACTGGAACTGAATTTGGCGGTGGAGGTATCTTCTCCTTTCAATCTAACTTGACACTCAGCGGCAGCACAGTTAGTGGCAACTCCGTTGGCACATCTGGTGGAGGTGTCTACGTTTATGGTGGTACGGCGAATATTTCCACTTCTAATATTACCGGTAACACGGCTGGTGTAAGTGGTGGCGGGATTTCTTCCGTTAATAACGGGGTGACCAATATTGGAGACAACAGTACGTATGTTGCGAATAATACCCCTTCTGATTTATTCACTAGTTCTGGCGGCATCATAATCGGTACGCCCAGCACAACACCAATCCCGACGCCAACGCCGACACCAATCCCGACGCCGACACCAATCCCAACGCCAACGCCGACACCAATCCCGACGCCAATCCCAACGCCAACACCAACGCCAATCCCGACACCAATCCCGACGCCAACACCAACGCCAATCCCGACGCCAACACCAACGCCAATCCCGACACCAACACCAACGCCAATCCCGACACCAATCCCGACACCAATCCCGACACCAATCCCGACGCCAACTCCAATTCCGGCACCAACTCCAATCCCGACACCGACTCCAATCCTGACACCGACACCAACTCCAACTCCAACTTCAAGTACGACTACAATCCCGACACCAACTCCAACTCCAACTTCAACTCCAACTTCAAGTACGACTACAACATCAGCGTCGTCACCTACTTCAAATACGACTACAACAACAACCCAACCATCACCAACAATTGCTCCACCCGAAGAGCAAACTTCACCCCAACCTCAACAACAGCCGACTCAAGTGTCATCTGTAGGAGTGCTAAGCTGTACCTTCTCTAATGACAAGGAAGGTCAATCACTTCCAGATATTCTGTCCAAAATTGTTGACTACATGAATACTAATGGGGGCAGTTTGTCAATAAATGTGAGTGGTTTGTTCGCCAATTGTGATGTAGAGTTACAGAATCTACCAGGCCATCAAAACTTAGTGAAACAGAAGATTTTATCGTTAGTGAGTCAATCTCTTGGTAGTGAATATGTGTCGCTAATTAACATCCACTTTGAACCCATAGCTAACCCAATGACGGCAATTGTTGAGGTTTCCAAATCTCGGAAGCCAGTGTCTGTCAAACCCTAG